In the Sinomonas cyclohexanicum genome, AGCGCCGCGAGCACGCTCGGATCCGCCCCCAGCCCTGCGAGCCGGGCCTCGATCGCCGCCCGGGCCCGCACGTAGGGGACGTCCGTGCCGAGCAGGAGAGATCGGTTGTTGGCCTCGTTGAACACTGCATCGATCTCGAACGCGAGCTGCGCGGCGTCGTGCAGGCCGGGCAGCTCACCGAGGTCCATCGCGGTCTGGACCGCATGCGCGAGGTACGAGTCCCAGTCCCGCAGCGCCGCCGCCAGTGCGTCCCGCACGGGACCGGGACGGGCGTCGAACTCGACGGCCGTGGACTGGAAGAAGCAGCCTCCGGCGAAGACCCGGCGGCGAGAGTAGTCGAGCCATAGACGCACGACGGCGCACAGTCGCCTCAGGCCCCTCGCCTCGCCGCGCGCGGCGGTGATCACGTGCTCCACGAAGATCTGGCGGGCCGCCTCGACGGTCGCCAGCTGGAGGCCCTCCTTGGTTCCGAAGAGCGCGCCGACCCCGCTCTTGCTGGCCCCGACCGCCGTTGCGAGTCGCCCGATCGTGAGCCCCTCGAGCCCCTCGACGGATGCGAGGTCAACGGCCTCGGCCAAGACAGCCCGACGCGACTGCTCTCCGCGGGCCCGGCGCCCATCGATGCGTTCCTGGATCTCCACCGCACTCCACCTTTCCGGCCCTTGCACCCCGTCAGGTTAAGCGTACGATCGTCCGTATAGAAATAAATATGAACGACCGTCCGTATAGATTATCCTCTCCTCTGATCCCATCTCGGGAGGCCGCCATGCTCAGCCAGTCCACCGTCGTCGTGCGCCGCGACCGCCTGCCGGCCCCGGGCACTCCCGCAGCCCCGCTGCTGCGTGCAATCTCGCTCCTCCCGCCCAGCGTCGCCGCGGCGGCAGCCTTCCCCCTGTTCATGCGCGTCGGCCCGCGGCGGGCGGTGAACCCGGACGAGGAGCAGACACACCTCGCCGCCGACTGGTCGCGGGTCCCCGTGCCCGGCCTGCACGGGCATGGCGGCAGCGCGGTCACGTACCGGTGGGGGTCCGGCGAGCGCCCGGTGCTCCTCGTCCACGGCTGGGGCGGCCGCGCCTCGCAGTTTGCGCCGCTCGTGCGGGAGCTGCGCTACGCCGGGCTCACCGTTGTCGCGTTCGACGCCCCGGCCCACGGCGAATCCCCGGGGCGCGGCACGTTCATCCTCGACTTCATGGGCGCGATGCGCGAGCTCGAGCGCCTGCATGGGCCGTTCGGGGCCGTCGTCGCCCACTCTTTCGGCTCCCTCGCGACGCTTGTCGCGGTCGCGGAGGGACTCGGCGCGGGCCGCGTCGCAACCGTCGCGGGGATGGCCGACGCCGGCCACCTCGTCGCGTCGTTCGCCACCGCGACCGGGCTCTCGGCCCCGGCGGCGCACGCGCTCCGGGGCCGGTTCGCCCGGCGCGTGTTCCCCACGGAGCCGGACGTCTACGGGCGCTTCTCCGCCGTGAGCCACCCCCTCCCGGCGGCGGTTCCGCTCCTCGTGGTGCACGACGCCGGTGATCGCCGCGTGCCGGCCACCGAGGCCGGGCGTCTGGTCGCGGCCAACACCGGCCACGCGCAGTTCCTTCAGACCAGCGGCCTCGGCCACCAGCGGATCCTCGGCGACGCCGGAGTACTCGCCCGGATCACGGAGTTCGTCGCCGGCTGAGGGGAGTCCGGGATTCCGCCCGTTCACCGGCCGCTGCGACGAAGGCGCCGAGGATCGCCTCGAGCTGGCCCGGAGCCGCCGTGCGGGTCTGGGCGTCCTCGGGATGCCACTGGACCGCGACGATCCAGGAGTCGGAGTCTCTGGCCTCGAGCGCCTCGACGACCCCGTCCGATGCCGTGGCGCAGACCCGCAGGGGGTCGGCAACGCGCCCCACGGCCTGGTGGTGCCCAGACACGACCCGAGTAGTCGTACCGGTGGCCCCCAGCAGTGCGGCAAGCCGCGTGCCGGGCGTAAGGCGGACGTCGTGGAGGGGCATCGGCGCCCTGGGGTCGTCGTGGTCGCGGTGCATTCCGCGCCCCAGGTCCTCGATGAGGGTGCCGCCGAGTGCGACGTTGATGAGCTGGAGCCCGCGGCAGATCCCGAGGACCGGGCGGCGCGCGGCGAGCGCGTCGCGCACGAGGCGCGCCTCGGCGTCGTCCGCGCGGCGGTCCACCCCCGAAAGGGTGGGGTGCGCCGAATCGCCGCCGTACAGCGCGGGGTCCACGTCGCCGCCTCCCATGACCAGCACGCCGTCAAACGCCTCCGCGGTCGGCAGCTCGTCCGCCGCGGAATCCAGCACGACGGCGATCGCGCCCGCCGCTTCGAGGGCCGCCGCCGCGTTCGCGGTGAGGGTGGCGAGCTCCTCGTGGAACTCCGGGGTGTGCGAGGGCGCGGTGTCTGCCCACGTCACTGCGATCCGAGGGCCCGGGGCTGGAGTGCTCATGGCGCGTTCGCTCACGGTGCCAGCGGGTAGAGCGGGTTGTGCCCGGCCGCGACCCGTTCGCCGGCGGGCGGCGGTCCGGGCGGGGTACCGTCGCCGAACGGACGGCCGCCGAGGGCCTCGCGGCCATGGGGGGTGAGCCAGTTCGCCAGGTCCGGGCCGGCCGGGACGATCTGGGTCGGATTGATGTCCTCGTGGACGATGTAGTAGTGCTGCTTGATCTGCACGAAATCGATCGTGTCGCCGAATCCGGGCGTCTGGAACAGGTCGCGCGCGTATGCCCAGAGCGCCGGCATCTCGATG is a window encoding:
- a CDS encoding alpha/beta hydrolase; amino-acid sequence: MLSQSTVVVRRDRLPAPGTPAAPLLRAISLLPPSVAAAAAFPLFMRVGPRRAVNPDEEQTHLAADWSRVPVPGLHGHGGSAVTYRWGSGERPVLLVHGWGGRASQFAPLVRELRYAGLTVVAFDAPAHGESPGRGTFILDFMGAMRELERLHGPFGAVVAHSFGSLATLVAVAEGLGAGRVATVAGMADAGHLVASFATATGLSAPAAHALRGRFARRVFPTEPDVYGRFSAVSHPLPAAVPLLVVHDAGDRRVPATEAGRLVAANTGHAQFLQTSGLGHQRILGDAGVLARITEFVAG
- a CDS encoding TetR/AcrR family transcriptional regulator, coding for MEIQERIDGRRARGEQSRRAVLAEAVDLASVEGLEGLTIGRLATAVGASKSGVGALFGTKEGLQLATVEAARQIFVEHVITAARGEARGLRRLCAVVRLWLDYSRRRVFAGGCFFQSTAVEFDARPGPVRDALAAALRDWDSYLAHAVQTAMDLGELPGLHDAAQLAFEIDAVFNEANNRSLLLGTDVPYVRARAAIEARLAGLGADPSVLAALPDVGTRG
- a CDS encoding gamma-glutamyl-gamma-aminobutyrate hydrolase family protein; the protein is MSTPAPGPRIAVTWADTAPSHTPEFHEELATLTANAAAALEAAGAIAVVLDSAADELPTAEAFDGVLVMGGGDVDPALYGGDSAHPTLSGVDRRADDAEARLVRDALAARRPVLGICRGLQLINVALGGTLIEDLGRGMHRDHDDPRAPMPLHDVRLTPGTRLAALLGATGTTTRVVSGHHQAVGRVADPLRVCATASDGVVEALEARDSDSWIVAVQWHPEDAQTRTAAPGQLEAILGAFVAAAGERAESRTPLSRRRTP